A window from Odocoileus virginianus isolate 20LAN1187 ecotype Illinois chromosome 24, Ovbor_1.2, whole genome shotgun sequence encodes these proteins:
- the RAPGEF3 gene encoding rap guanine nucleotide exchange factor 3 isoform X3 — protein sequence MVLRRMYRSRSCSYQLLLEHQRPSCIQGLRWTPLTSSEESLDFSVSLEQASTERVLRAGKQLHRHLLANCPNLIRDRKYHLRLHRQCCSGRELVDGILALGLGVHSRSQAVGICQVLLDEGALCHVKHDWAFQDRDTQFYRFPGPEPEPVGVHELEEELVEALALLSQRGPDALLTVALRKPPGQRTDEELDLIFEELLHIKAVAHLSNSVKRELAAVLLFEPHSKAGTVLFSQGDKGTSWYIIWKGSVNVVTHGKGLVTTLHEGDDFGQLALVNDAPRAATIVLGEDNCHFLRVDKQDFNRIIKDVEAKTMRLEEHGKVVLVLERASQGTGPSRPPTPGRNRYTVMSGTPEKILELLLEAMRPDSSAHDPTETFLSDFLLTHSVFMPTAQLCAALLHHFHAEPAGGSEQERSSYVCNKRQQILRLVSQWVTLYGPTLRTDPVATSFLKKLSDLVSRDARLSNLLREQWPERRRHHRLENGCGNTSPQMKARNVPVWLPSQDEPLPSSNCAIRVGDKVPYDICRPDHSVLTLQLPVTASVREVMAALAQEDSWTKGQVLVKVNSAGDAIGLQPDARGVATSLGLNERLFVVNPQEVHELTPHPEQLGPSVGSAEGLDLVSTKDLAGQLTDHDWSLFNSIHQVELIHYVLGPQHLRDVTTANLERFMRRFNELQYWVATELCLCSVPGLRAQLLRKFIKLAAHLKEQKNLNSFFAVMFGLSNSAISRLAHTWERLPHKVRKLYSALERLLDPSWNHRVYRLALTKLSPPLIPFMPLLLKDMTFIHEGNHTLVENLINFEKMRMMARAARMLHHCRSHSNVPLSPLRSRVSHLHEDSQAVRVSTCSEQSVSTRSPASTWAYVQQLKVIDNQRELSRLSRELEP from the exons ATGGTGCTCAGGAGGATGTACCGGTCCCGAAGCTGCTCCTACCAGCTGCTGCTCGAACACCAGCGCCCCAGCTGCATCCAGGGGCTGCGCTGG ACGCCACTCACCAGCAGCGAGGAGTCCCTGGATTTCAGCGTGAGCCTGGAGCAG GCCTCAACGGAGCGGGTGCTCAGGGCAGGAAAGCAGCTGCATCGACACCTCCTGGCCAACTGCCCCAACCtcatcagagacagaaagtaccACCTCCGGCTCCACAG gcAGTGTTGCTCCGGCCGGGAGCTGGTGGATGGGATcctggccctggggctgggcGTCCACTCCCGGAGCCAAGCCGTGGGTATCTGCCAGGTGCTCCTGGATGAAGGCGCCCTCTGCCATG TGAAACACGACTGGGCCTTCCAGGACCGAGACACCCAGTTCTACCGTTTCCCTGGGCCGGAGCCAGAGCCCGTGGGCGTCCAtgagctggaggaggagctggtggAGGCTCTGGCCCTGTTGTCCCAGCGGGGGCCTGATGCCCTGCTCACGGTGGCGCTTCGAAAGCC CCCTGGTCAGCGCACAGACGAGGAGCTGGACCTCATCTTTGAGGAGCTGCTGCACATCAAGGCCGTGGCCCACCTCTCCAACTCG GTGAAGCGGGAACTGGCTGCAGTCCTGCTCTTTGAACCTCACAGCAAGGCAGGAACTGTGT TGTTCAGCCAGGGGGACAAGGGCACCTCGTGGTACATTATCTGGAAGGGTTCAGTCAACGTGGTGACCCATGGCAAG GGCCTGGTGACCACCCTGCACGAGGGAGACGACTTTGGACAGCTGGCTCTGGTGAACGACGCACCCCGGGCAGCCACCATCGTCCTGGGGGAAGACAACTGTCATTTCCTTCGCGTGGACAAACAGGACTTCAACCGTATCATCAAG gatgtggaagcaaagACCATGAGGCTGGAAGAACATGGCAAAGTGGTGTTAGTGCTGGAGAGAGCCTCCCAGGGCACTGGCCCTTCTCGTCCCCCAACCCCAGGCAGGAACCG GTATACGGTGATGTCTGGCACCCCAGAGAAGATCCTAGAACTTCTGTTGGAGGCCATGCGGCCTGACTCCAGCGCTCATGACCCAACAG AGACATTCCTCAGTGACTTCCTGCTGACCCACAGCGTCTTCATGCCCACTGCTCAGCTCTGCGCTGCCCTCCTGCACCA CTTCCACGCGGAGCCCGCGGGGGGCAGCGAGCAGGAGCGCAGCTCCTACGTCTGCAACAAGAGGCAACAGATCCTGCGGCTGGTCAGTCAGTGGGTGACCCTATACGGCCCTACGCTCCGCACCGACCCTGTGGCCACCAGCTTCCTCAAG AAACTGTCGGACCTGGTGAGCAGGGACGCCCGGCTTAGCAACCTGCTTCGGGAACAGTGGCCAGAAAGGCGGCGACACCACAG GTTGGAGAACGGCTGTGGGAACACGTCTCCTCAGATGAAG GCCCGGAATGTACCTGTTTGGCTCCCCAGCCAGGACGAGCCTCTCCCCAGCAGCAACTGTGCCATCAGAGTTGGGGACAAAG TCCCCTATGACATCTGCCGGCCAGACCACTCTGTGCTAACCCTGCAGCTGCCTGTGACGGCCTCAGTGAGAGAGGTGATGGCAGCGTTGGCCCAGGAGGACAGCTGGACGAAGGGGCAGGTGCTAGTGAAGGTCAACTCGGCAGGTG ATGCCATTGGCCTGCAGCCAGATGCCCGCGGTGTGGCCACATCCCTGGGGCTTAACGAGCGGCTCTTTGTTGTCAACCCACAGGAAGTGCACGAGCTG ACCCCACACCCCGAGCAGCTGGGGCCCAGTGTGGGCTCTGCCGAGGGGCTGGACCTGGTGAGCACCAAGGACCTGGCGGGCCAGCTCACAGACCACGACTGGAGCCTCTTCAACAGCATCCACCAG GTGGAGCTGATCCATTATGTGCTGGGCCCCCAGCACCTGCGGGACGTCACCACCGCCAACCTGGAGCGCTTCATGCGCCGCTTCAACGAGCTGCAGTACTGGGTGGCCACGGAGCTGTGTCTCTGCTCCGTGCCTGGCCTACGGGCCCAGCTGCTCAGGAAGTTCATCAAACTGGCGGCCCA CCTCAAGGAGCAAAAGAATCTTAATTCCTTCTTTGCCGTCATGTTTGGTCTTAGCAACTCGGCCATCAGCCGCCTGGCCCATACCTGGGAG CGGCTGCCCCACAAAGTCCGGAAGCTCTACTCGGCCCTCGAGAGGCTGCTG GACCCCTCGTGGAACCACCGAGTGTACCGTCTGGCCCTCACCaagctctcccctcccctcatcccctTCATGCCCCTTCTTCTCAAAG ACATGACCTTCATCCATGAGGGAAATCACACATTGGTGGAGAATCTCATCAACTTTGAGAAGATG AGAATGATGGCCAGAGCCGCACGGATGCTACACCACTGCCGAAGCCACAGCAACG tgcctCTGTCACCGCTCAGAAGCCGAGTCTCCCACCTGCATGAGGACAGCCAGGCGGTCAGGGTTTCCACGT gctcGGAGCAGTCCGTGAGCACCCGGAGTCCCGCCAGCACCTGGGCTTACGTCCAGCAGCTGAAGGTCATCGACAACCAGCGGGAACTGTCCCGCCTCTCCCGGGAGCTGGAGCCGtga
- the RAPGEF3 gene encoding rap guanine nucleotide exchange factor 3 isoform X2: MKVGWPGESRWQVGLAVEGNSILGAPLLGGLPDVVPEGTLLNMVLRRMYRSRSCSYQLLLEHQRPSCIQGLRWTPLTSSEESLDFSVSLEQASTERVLRAGKQLHRHLLANCPNLIRDRKYHLRLHRQCCSGRELVDGILALGLGVHSRSQAVGICQVLLDEGALCHVKHDWAFQDRDTQFYRFPGPEPEPVGVHELEEELVEALALLSQRGPDALLTVALRKPPGQRTDEELDLIFEELLHIKAVAHLSNSVKRELAAVLLFEPHSKAGTVLFSQGDKGTSWYIIWKGSVNVVTHGKGLVTTLHEGDDFGQLALVNDAPRAATIVLGEDNCHFLRVDKQDFNRIIKDVEAKTMRLEEHGKVVLVLERASQGTGPSRPPTPGRNRYTVMSGTPEKILELLLEAMRPDSSAHDPTETFLSDFLLTHSVFMPTAQLCAALLHHFHAEPAGGSEQERSSYVCNKRQQILRLVSQWVTLYGPTLRTDPVATSFLKKLSDLVSRDARLSNLLREQWPERRRHHRLENGCGNTSPQMKARNVPVWLPSQDEPLPSSNCAIRVGDKVPYDICRPDHSVLTLQLPVTASVREVMAALAQEDSWTKGQVLVKVNSAGDAIGLQPDARGVATSLGLNERLFVVNPQEVHELTPHPEQLGPSVGSAEGLDLVSTKDLAGQLTDHDWSLFNSIHQVELIHYVLGPQHLRDVTTANLERFMRRFNELQYWVATELCLCSVPGLRAQLLRKFIKLAAHLKEQKNLNSFFAVMFGLSNSAISRLAHTWERLPHKVRKLYSALERLLDPSWNHRVYRLALTKLSPPLIPFMPLLLKDMTFIHEGNHTLVENLINFEKMRMMARAARMLHHCRSHSNGSEQSVSTRSPASTWAYVQQLKVIDNQRELSRLSRELEP; encoded by the exons ATGAAG GTGGGCTGGCCAGGTGAGAGCCGCTGGCAGGTGGGCCTGGCTGTGGAGGGCAACTCGATTCTGGGAGCACCGCTGTTGGGAGGCCTCCCGGACGTGGTGCCGGAGGGGACGCTGCTCAACATGGTGCTCAGGAGGATGTACCGGTCCCGAAGCTGCTCCTACCAGCTGCTGCTCGAACACCAGCGCCCCAGCTGCATCCAGGGGCTGCGCTGG ACGCCACTCACCAGCAGCGAGGAGTCCCTGGATTTCAGCGTGAGCCTGGAGCAG GCCTCAACGGAGCGGGTGCTCAGGGCAGGAAAGCAGCTGCATCGACACCTCCTGGCCAACTGCCCCAACCtcatcagagacagaaagtaccACCTCCGGCTCCACAG gcAGTGTTGCTCCGGCCGGGAGCTGGTGGATGGGATcctggccctggggctgggcGTCCACTCCCGGAGCCAAGCCGTGGGTATCTGCCAGGTGCTCCTGGATGAAGGCGCCCTCTGCCATG TGAAACACGACTGGGCCTTCCAGGACCGAGACACCCAGTTCTACCGTTTCCCTGGGCCGGAGCCAGAGCCCGTGGGCGTCCAtgagctggaggaggagctggtggAGGCTCTGGCCCTGTTGTCCCAGCGGGGGCCTGATGCCCTGCTCACGGTGGCGCTTCGAAAGCC CCCTGGTCAGCGCACAGACGAGGAGCTGGACCTCATCTTTGAGGAGCTGCTGCACATCAAGGCCGTGGCCCACCTCTCCAACTCG GTGAAGCGGGAACTGGCTGCAGTCCTGCTCTTTGAACCTCACAGCAAGGCAGGAACTGTGT TGTTCAGCCAGGGGGACAAGGGCACCTCGTGGTACATTATCTGGAAGGGTTCAGTCAACGTGGTGACCCATGGCAAG GGCCTGGTGACCACCCTGCACGAGGGAGACGACTTTGGACAGCTGGCTCTGGTGAACGACGCACCCCGGGCAGCCACCATCGTCCTGGGGGAAGACAACTGTCATTTCCTTCGCGTGGACAAACAGGACTTCAACCGTATCATCAAG gatgtggaagcaaagACCATGAGGCTGGAAGAACATGGCAAAGTGGTGTTAGTGCTGGAGAGAGCCTCCCAGGGCACTGGCCCTTCTCGTCCCCCAACCCCAGGCAGGAACCG GTATACGGTGATGTCTGGCACCCCAGAGAAGATCCTAGAACTTCTGTTGGAGGCCATGCGGCCTGACTCCAGCGCTCATGACCCAACAG AGACATTCCTCAGTGACTTCCTGCTGACCCACAGCGTCTTCATGCCCACTGCTCAGCTCTGCGCTGCCCTCCTGCACCA CTTCCACGCGGAGCCCGCGGGGGGCAGCGAGCAGGAGCGCAGCTCCTACGTCTGCAACAAGAGGCAACAGATCCTGCGGCTGGTCAGTCAGTGGGTGACCCTATACGGCCCTACGCTCCGCACCGACCCTGTGGCCACCAGCTTCCTCAAG AAACTGTCGGACCTGGTGAGCAGGGACGCCCGGCTTAGCAACCTGCTTCGGGAACAGTGGCCAGAAAGGCGGCGACACCACAG GTTGGAGAACGGCTGTGGGAACACGTCTCCTCAGATGAAG GCCCGGAATGTACCTGTTTGGCTCCCCAGCCAGGACGAGCCTCTCCCCAGCAGCAACTGTGCCATCAGAGTTGGGGACAAAG TCCCCTATGACATCTGCCGGCCAGACCACTCTGTGCTAACCCTGCAGCTGCCTGTGACGGCCTCAGTGAGAGAGGTGATGGCAGCGTTGGCCCAGGAGGACAGCTGGACGAAGGGGCAGGTGCTAGTGAAGGTCAACTCGGCAGGTG ATGCCATTGGCCTGCAGCCAGATGCCCGCGGTGTGGCCACATCCCTGGGGCTTAACGAGCGGCTCTTTGTTGTCAACCCACAGGAAGTGCACGAGCTG ACCCCACACCCCGAGCAGCTGGGGCCCAGTGTGGGCTCTGCCGAGGGGCTGGACCTGGTGAGCACCAAGGACCTGGCGGGCCAGCTCACAGACCACGACTGGAGCCTCTTCAACAGCATCCACCAG GTGGAGCTGATCCATTATGTGCTGGGCCCCCAGCACCTGCGGGACGTCACCACCGCCAACCTGGAGCGCTTCATGCGCCGCTTCAACGAGCTGCAGTACTGGGTGGCCACGGAGCTGTGTCTCTGCTCCGTGCCTGGCCTACGGGCCCAGCTGCTCAGGAAGTTCATCAAACTGGCGGCCCA CCTCAAGGAGCAAAAGAATCTTAATTCCTTCTTTGCCGTCATGTTTGGTCTTAGCAACTCGGCCATCAGCCGCCTGGCCCATACCTGGGAG CGGCTGCCCCACAAAGTCCGGAAGCTCTACTCGGCCCTCGAGAGGCTGCTG GACCCCTCGTGGAACCACCGAGTGTACCGTCTGGCCCTCACCaagctctcccctcccctcatcccctTCATGCCCCTTCTTCTCAAAG ACATGACCTTCATCCATGAGGGAAATCACACATTGGTGGAGAATCTCATCAACTTTGAGAAGATG AGAATGATGGCCAGAGCCGCACGGATGCTACACCACTGCCGAAGCCACAGCAACG gctcGGAGCAGTCCGTGAGCACCCGGAGTCCCGCCAGCACCTGGGCTTACGTCCAGCAGCTGAAGGTCATCGACAACCAGCGGGAACTGTCCCGCCTCTCCCGGGAGCTGGAGCCGtga
- the RAPGEF3 gene encoding rap guanine nucleotide exchange factor 3 isoform X1, whose product MKVGWPGESRWQVGLAVEGNSILGAPLLGGLPDVVPEGTLLNMVLRRMYRSRSCSYQLLLEHQRPSCIQGLRWTPLTSSEESLDFSVSLEQASTERVLRAGKQLHRHLLANCPNLIRDRKYHLRLHRQCCSGRELVDGILALGLGVHSRSQAVGICQVLLDEGALCHVKHDWAFQDRDTQFYRFPGPEPEPVGVHELEEELVEALALLSQRGPDALLTVALRKPPGQRTDEELDLIFEELLHIKAVAHLSNSVKRELAAVLLFEPHSKAGTVLFSQGDKGTSWYIIWKGSVNVVTHGKGLVTTLHEGDDFGQLALVNDAPRAATIVLGEDNCHFLRVDKQDFNRIIKDVEAKTMRLEEHGKVVLVLERASQGTGPSRPPTPGRNRYTVMSGTPEKILELLLEAMRPDSSAHDPTETFLSDFLLTHSVFMPTAQLCAALLHHFHAEPAGGSEQERSSYVCNKRQQILRLVSQWVTLYGPTLRTDPVATSFLKKLSDLVSRDARLSNLLREQWPERRRHHRLENGCGNTSPQMKARNVPVWLPSQDEPLPSSNCAIRVGDKVPYDICRPDHSVLTLQLPVTASVREVMAALAQEDSWTKGQVLVKVNSAGDAIGLQPDARGVATSLGLNERLFVVNPQEVHELTPHPEQLGPSVGSAEGLDLVSTKDLAGQLTDHDWSLFNSIHQVELIHYVLGPQHLRDVTTANLERFMRRFNELQYWVATELCLCSVPGLRAQLLRKFIKLAAHLKEQKNLNSFFAVMFGLSNSAISRLAHTWERLPHKVRKLYSALERLLDPSWNHRVYRLALTKLSPPLIPFMPLLLKDMTFIHEGNHTLVENLINFEKMRMMARAARMLHHCRSHSNVPLSPLRSRVSHLHEDSQAVRVSTCSEQSVSTRSPASTWAYVQQLKVIDNQRELSRLSRELEP is encoded by the exons ATGAAG GTGGGCTGGCCAGGTGAGAGCCGCTGGCAGGTGGGCCTGGCTGTGGAGGGCAACTCGATTCTGGGAGCACCGCTGTTGGGAGGCCTCCCGGACGTGGTGCCGGAGGGGACGCTGCTCAACATGGTGCTCAGGAGGATGTACCGGTCCCGAAGCTGCTCCTACCAGCTGCTGCTCGAACACCAGCGCCCCAGCTGCATCCAGGGGCTGCGCTGG ACGCCACTCACCAGCAGCGAGGAGTCCCTGGATTTCAGCGTGAGCCTGGAGCAG GCCTCAACGGAGCGGGTGCTCAGGGCAGGAAAGCAGCTGCATCGACACCTCCTGGCCAACTGCCCCAACCtcatcagagacagaaagtaccACCTCCGGCTCCACAG gcAGTGTTGCTCCGGCCGGGAGCTGGTGGATGGGATcctggccctggggctgggcGTCCACTCCCGGAGCCAAGCCGTGGGTATCTGCCAGGTGCTCCTGGATGAAGGCGCCCTCTGCCATG TGAAACACGACTGGGCCTTCCAGGACCGAGACACCCAGTTCTACCGTTTCCCTGGGCCGGAGCCAGAGCCCGTGGGCGTCCAtgagctggaggaggagctggtggAGGCTCTGGCCCTGTTGTCCCAGCGGGGGCCTGATGCCCTGCTCACGGTGGCGCTTCGAAAGCC CCCTGGTCAGCGCACAGACGAGGAGCTGGACCTCATCTTTGAGGAGCTGCTGCACATCAAGGCCGTGGCCCACCTCTCCAACTCG GTGAAGCGGGAACTGGCTGCAGTCCTGCTCTTTGAACCTCACAGCAAGGCAGGAACTGTGT TGTTCAGCCAGGGGGACAAGGGCACCTCGTGGTACATTATCTGGAAGGGTTCAGTCAACGTGGTGACCCATGGCAAG GGCCTGGTGACCACCCTGCACGAGGGAGACGACTTTGGACAGCTGGCTCTGGTGAACGACGCACCCCGGGCAGCCACCATCGTCCTGGGGGAAGACAACTGTCATTTCCTTCGCGTGGACAAACAGGACTTCAACCGTATCATCAAG gatgtggaagcaaagACCATGAGGCTGGAAGAACATGGCAAAGTGGTGTTAGTGCTGGAGAGAGCCTCCCAGGGCACTGGCCCTTCTCGTCCCCCAACCCCAGGCAGGAACCG GTATACGGTGATGTCTGGCACCCCAGAGAAGATCCTAGAACTTCTGTTGGAGGCCATGCGGCCTGACTCCAGCGCTCATGACCCAACAG AGACATTCCTCAGTGACTTCCTGCTGACCCACAGCGTCTTCATGCCCACTGCTCAGCTCTGCGCTGCCCTCCTGCACCA CTTCCACGCGGAGCCCGCGGGGGGCAGCGAGCAGGAGCGCAGCTCCTACGTCTGCAACAAGAGGCAACAGATCCTGCGGCTGGTCAGTCAGTGGGTGACCCTATACGGCCCTACGCTCCGCACCGACCCTGTGGCCACCAGCTTCCTCAAG AAACTGTCGGACCTGGTGAGCAGGGACGCCCGGCTTAGCAACCTGCTTCGGGAACAGTGGCCAGAAAGGCGGCGACACCACAG GTTGGAGAACGGCTGTGGGAACACGTCTCCTCAGATGAAG GCCCGGAATGTACCTGTTTGGCTCCCCAGCCAGGACGAGCCTCTCCCCAGCAGCAACTGTGCCATCAGAGTTGGGGACAAAG TCCCCTATGACATCTGCCGGCCAGACCACTCTGTGCTAACCCTGCAGCTGCCTGTGACGGCCTCAGTGAGAGAGGTGATGGCAGCGTTGGCCCAGGAGGACAGCTGGACGAAGGGGCAGGTGCTAGTGAAGGTCAACTCGGCAGGTG ATGCCATTGGCCTGCAGCCAGATGCCCGCGGTGTGGCCACATCCCTGGGGCTTAACGAGCGGCTCTTTGTTGTCAACCCACAGGAAGTGCACGAGCTG ACCCCACACCCCGAGCAGCTGGGGCCCAGTGTGGGCTCTGCCGAGGGGCTGGACCTGGTGAGCACCAAGGACCTGGCGGGCCAGCTCACAGACCACGACTGGAGCCTCTTCAACAGCATCCACCAG GTGGAGCTGATCCATTATGTGCTGGGCCCCCAGCACCTGCGGGACGTCACCACCGCCAACCTGGAGCGCTTCATGCGCCGCTTCAACGAGCTGCAGTACTGGGTGGCCACGGAGCTGTGTCTCTGCTCCGTGCCTGGCCTACGGGCCCAGCTGCTCAGGAAGTTCATCAAACTGGCGGCCCA CCTCAAGGAGCAAAAGAATCTTAATTCCTTCTTTGCCGTCATGTTTGGTCTTAGCAACTCGGCCATCAGCCGCCTGGCCCATACCTGGGAG CGGCTGCCCCACAAAGTCCGGAAGCTCTACTCGGCCCTCGAGAGGCTGCTG GACCCCTCGTGGAACCACCGAGTGTACCGTCTGGCCCTCACCaagctctcccctcccctcatcccctTCATGCCCCTTCTTCTCAAAG ACATGACCTTCATCCATGAGGGAAATCACACATTGGTGGAGAATCTCATCAACTTTGAGAAGATG AGAATGATGGCCAGAGCCGCACGGATGCTACACCACTGCCGAAGCCACAGCAACG tgcctCTGTCACCGCTCAGAAGCCGAGTCTCCCACCTGCATGAGGACAGCCAGGCGGTCAGGGTTTCCACGT gctcGGAGCAGTCCGTGAGCACCCGGAGTCCCGCCAGCACCTGGGCTTACGTCCAGCAGCTGAAGGTCATCGACAACCAGCGGGAACTGTCCCGCCTCTCCCGGGAGCTGGAGCCGtga